Part of the Mus caroli chromosome 1, CAROLI_EIJ_v1.1, whole genome shotgun sequence genome, TGGAATTGCTTTGTTCTAAGGCAAGTAGGACCCTTCAGAAGACAGGAATGAGTGACCTCCGCAGGAAGGGATGGTGGAATGTGCCTGACTACTTCCACAGCCCACTGGTGTTTTACATGAAAGAGGACCAGGAAGATTACATATTTGGTAGGTGGCTGTCACTTTCATCTTAATTTCCTTCTATCACCTTAGATAGAATCTAAACTTCAAGGCCTCCTGTttacccacccccaacccagcGCTGCTGTTTGACCTGTGCTATTACCTCTTCTGTGAACAGGCCCTGATGATGAATACCTTCACACCCTGGAGGTCCACAGCAACACCCTCatccagctggagagatggttcacacCCGCAGGCCAAACCCGAGTCACTGTGGTGGGGCCACTTAAGGCAAGGCTGTGGGTGATGGACATGATCAGAAAAGTGGGGAGTAAGAACACTTTGGAGAAAATTAAAGGTAGGCATCCCTGACAGGATCTTGGTGGAGGCCTTGGTGCCTCTTTGTTTgaagatttacttactttttgTATATGAGTTCTCTATGTGCATGTACAGCTGCCTGCGAgtagagggcatctgatctcatgaGCCACcaagtagttgctgggaattgaaatctgGACTTTTGGAGGAAATCCAGTGCTTTGATGCCTCTTTAGGAGTAGCTGTAAAGCACCACACCTCCTGACAGGCCTCTGGGTCATCTGGTAAACCAGAGATAACACAGAGTGCAGTATCAACAGGGAAAGCATAAAGTCATAGGTTCATGGCATGATGTCAGCAAGGGTGTGGGAAGGCAGGATGGATTATATGGGGGGATTTGGGTGGGATGATACCCCCTCCCCACTGCAATGTCCTCCTGAATGTCTTGTTCCTCTTACATTCTCTTCTTAGGCAAGATGATGCTACTACAGATCCGGGATCATCCTCTGAGGGAGCGAGACCTGGAGCTTCATCCGGAATCAGGGAGAAGTCTTTGGATTACCACAATGAATGATATGACTTTTGTGGAAATTCCTCACTTCTCGAGGTTTCCGTTGACAGTCGCTtggttgttttgtggttttgttagaATTCTTGGTATTCATAACTTTGCAGACCTCCAATGGTAAATGCTTTGGAAAAGCAGCAGTTTGGAAAAGcagtgttgttgttggtggtgggtgggtgggggacaggTGTTTCATCggcctttaaaaattaataaaagatagTCAAGGAACTTTGAATTGTGGACCATATTGGCAATCTCTAGCAATGTAAGGCATAAGATTACACACTTGCTGGTGTAAGATTCTGGCAAAGGTATCTGTGACAGGCAATACCTTTGATGTTGGTCTCTTTTGTCTACACTAATCCAACCTAGTGGTAGAATTTCTGGGCAAGGCAGATTCCAAGGTCTGGGAAGGATACAATTTCTCCCAAGAATTACAATCTGGGAGGTGGGCGTGGAAACAAGATGTAAATTGCTTCTCTCACATCAAAACACCTTAGGCTGTGTTACTGGGAGTGTCTGATTAAAGCAAATTGTATTTAAAAGTGCTGGAGGGCCTGGCTAGACTACTGCCAGGGTGACCTGCCATagttagtttttaaataaaactggttCATGGTAGTATTTACTTggcacctaatttttttttttcaaagtcaacACATTTATTGTATGCACTTAACAAAGGGGGACAATCTTCTCATGGAAGGGTGCCCCTATTATCACACACTCAAACTACAATAGAACTACAGAAGAAAAGAGTGCTTGCCACTTTTTGCAGATGCAACATCCATTGCTCAGAGGAAGATCTTGCCTTCCAATGTGTCTCAGACATTTAGCTGCTTGACATATCCATTTTCCTATCAGCAATGGATATTGACTACGATTTTGTCCATCTCTAATActcaatttcatttctttgttccaCAATCAATCTTCCAGTGGTTCTCTCTGGTATAGGCAACGCTGGGTCTCCAGATCATAAATGTAGGACCCACAACAGTTTAAACATTTGGATGTAGCAAATGTGACTCTGTTGGGCTGCCTATTGGCCCAGATGATGTCCAGAAGACAGAATTTCAACTGACTCAGATTTAATAGGTGTTCATTTAAGTCCTTTACAGAGAAAGTTGTCTTCTAGGAATTCTTGCTGATACTTGTAGCTCCTGGAGATTAATCTGTTACTATTTGTTCTAATAAAGATGCAGGTGGGCACATGATACTgagccttggttttgttttctagaccCTGATCTCTTAGATTATTTATAGTACTAAGAATAAGTGTTTGTGGCAGGGCCTGGTGCACTATGACTCTAATTCCAGGCCtgtgaaaggaaagggagggggaggtttGTGAGTTTCAGACAGTTCTGAGCTATACAATGTGATGTAGGCCAGCAAGGGACCACATGACACACAAGCAAAGGAAAAGTAGGTTTTTTAAATAATGAgctgaagccaggtgtggtggcacacccctttaatcccagcacttgggaggcccaggcaaggcagacttctgagttcaaggccagcctggtctacaaagtccaggacagccaggattatacagagaaaccctgtctccaaaacaaaacaagcaaacaaaacaaaacaaaattcaccatTCAAATAATGAGCTGAATCACATTTAAGCACTGTCTCATATTGTCTGCAGTGACAATATGATGTCTTCATTATCTCTTTGGAGTAAGAAGGTCTCTTAGAACCTGACTCTGTGTTGCTGCAGGTATCAATCTCCAAGAACCTTTGATCATTTGATTCTGACAgcagtgtgtgttttaaattgtcaagattttttttttttttttttttttttttaggctccCAGGTAAGATGTGCTGATCTCAGGTGATCTTAGGTGATCTCAGGTGATCAGGGTTCCAGCCTGTTGCTGCAACCTTGATGAGGATTTAGCAGGAACCTCACAGAATTCCTTACAGGCATAGAGGTTAGTAGTCTCCTAGTTTAAAGGAAACTAGTCTGAGTTTAGCAGATGAATAAGGGAACCAGAAAGGATTTAGGcatgaatttgtttgttttcaaataggGTATCCCTATGCAATCCTGGTAATCCTTAAACTATAAAGACCTGGGTGGCtgtgaatttacagagatctgtcagcctctgtcctctgggtgctgggattaaagctgtaaGCCACCTCACAAGGCCACTAAGGGAGGAATTTAAAAGTCCTATTATCATTCCAACTTTACCCAGACACTGTTTCACACTCTTGGGAACTTCTGTGATCTTACAGGGTGATTAATACCGTGTGCTTGACAAGCCTGATGGCTCACTGTGTATGCCAAGGATCCAAAAGGGAACtctgaaggaaaagaggaaggaaggaagagagagagaaacagagaagtggGAACATCAAAAAAAggtcaaaagaaataaaaattaaagagctAACAGCAGTTAGGTGGTTAAAACATTGATCattcttattaaatataaatatctctTCAAAGACAGGTgtggtagcccacacctttaatcccagcactagggaggcagaggcaggtggatctccatggtCTGAAGATCTCCagaatttttgatattataaagaagaaaattttaggtATTTACACATTCAAGTGAAGCCTAAATATATCATCTAATAGTAATCACAGAGAGTATTTAAATGGGTGTTGAAGGGAGAAGGTAGAGACATTAGTACCTCCTTCCTCAGGTCAGTCAAATTGGCCATTTGGGAGTGAGTATACATATATAACTCCTAAGACTAGAACTGCCTTTGTACTGAGCAACCACGTGTCTGGAATCGCTCTGTTCTAAAGCAAGTAGGAGTCTACAGGAGTGACCCACGCAGGAACACGCAGTGGAATGAGAAGGACTACTTCCCCGCCCACTGATGTTTGATGTGTAAGAGAACCAGGCAGACTACATATCTGGTAGGTGGCTTTCATcttcatcttttgtttgtttgtttgtttattttttattttattttatttttttttgggttttcgagacagggtttctctgtatagccctggctgtcctggagctcactttgtagaccaggctggcctcgaactcagaaatccacctgcctctgcctcccgagtagtgggattaaaggcgtgggccaccatgctcGGCTCATCTTCATCTTAATTTTCTTCTATCATCTTAGGCATCAACCTTCAAGGACTCCTTAGGCATCAACCTTCAAGGACTCCTGTCAGAAAGTAGGAGtgtcttgggggttgggggaggttagcactcacctttaatctcagcacctggagTGATccagcagcctggtctacttaaTGAGGTTCTGGGCAGCCATGGCTACATGAGGTCCTGTCTTAAGGAGGGAAAACCATGTAGAGATCTTCCTCCTCTGGCTCATTCATTCCTCACCAGCCTTCAATGATTTCTCTACTCCATGGTCTGTAGATCTGCTCCagaatttttgatattataaagaagaaaattttaggtGTTTGGACATTCAAGTGAAGACTAAACATACTATCTAAGAGTAATCACAGGGAGTTTTGAAGGGAGAAGCTAGAGACATTTGAGTCTCCTACCTAAGGTGGGTCAAAGCTCGCTCCTTGGGAGTGAGTATACATATATAGCTCCTAAGACTGGAACTCCCTTTGTGCCCAGCAACCAGCTGTCTGGAATCTCTGTTCTAAAGCAGGTAGGCATCTACAGGAGTCAGGAATGAGTGACCCCCACAGCAAGGAATGGTGGAATGTGCCTGACTACTTCCACAGCCCACTGGTGTTTTACATGAAAGAGGACCAGGAAGATTACATATTTGGTAGGTGGCTGTCATCTTCATCTTAATTTCCTTCTATCACCTTAGATAGAATCTAAACTTCAAGGCCTCCTGtttacccaccccacccccaaccaagtGCTGCTGTTTGACCTGTGCTATTACCTCTTCTGTGAACAGGCCCTGATGATGAATACCTTCACACCCTGGAGGTCCACAGCAACACCCTCatccagctggagagatggttcacacCCGCAGGCCAAACCCGAGTCACTGTGGTGGGGCCACTTAAGGCAAGGCTGTGGGTGATGGACATGATCAGAAAAGTGGGGAGTAAGAACACTTTGGAGAAAATTAAAGGTAGGCATCCCTGACAGGATCTTGGTGGAGGCCTTGGTGCCTGTttatttgaagatttatttactttatgtatatgagtcctctatctgcatgtacagctACCTGCGAgtagagggcatctgatctcatgagccaccaagtggttgctgggaattgaaatctgGACTTCTGGAGGGAATCTAGTGCTTTGATGTCTCTTTAGGAGCAGCTGTAAAGCACCATACCTCCTGACAGGCCTCTGGGTCATCTGGTAAACCAGAGATAACACAGAGTGCAGTATCGATGGGGAAAGCATAAAGTCCTATAGGCTCATGGGATGAAGTCAGTGAGGTAATGGGAAGGCATGAATGGATTATGGGGTTTGGGGGACCTGGGTGGGATGATTTTTTCCCCTGCATTATCCTCCTGAAAGTCTTGTTCCTCTTACATTCTCTTCTCAGGCAAGATGATGCTACTCCATATCCGGACTTATCCTCTTTCGGCTCAAGACCTGCAGATTCATCTGATACCAGGGAGCCGTGGTTGGTTCCCTGCTTGAGTGATTGGACTTCTGTGGTAGTTCCTAGTTACTTGACGTTTCCTTTGACAGTTGTTTGGGGTTTCGgttagaatttcttttattcataAGTTCACAGATCTTCTTTGGTAATTTGTGGGAAATCAGCCAGTGGGGTAGGGGAAGGTGgttctttattatcctttgaaaaaACAAGTGTAAGATAGGTAAGTTTGATTTGGAGGACCATAGTGGCAATTTCAGGCAGTGTAAGATTACACACTTCTAGGTGTAAGATTCTGGCAAAGGTATCTAATGAAACACATTGCTCTGACATGTAATGCCTTTGATGTTGGTCTCTTTTCTTTGTCTACACTAATCCAAAGGAGCAGTGGAATTTCTGGGCAAGGCAGTCTCCAAGGGCTGGGAAGTCTACATTGTCTCCCGAGAGTTATAATCAGGGAGGTTGGAGTGGAAACAAGATATAAATTGCTTCTCTCACATCAACAGCACCTTTTGCTATGTTAGACCAGTAGGGTCTGATTAAAGCAAATTGTATTAAAAGTGCAGGGGTGCCTAACTAGACTACTGACCCCCAACCTCCAGCCACTTTAGGGTTTTCAGAGAACAGTCTCTTACTGGTTTTGAGGTTTCTTATTGGAAAGGGTTAGGGTTGATAGAATACAGCTGTGGAGATTATTGGCTGTTAGCACCTGGGTAGAAGAGTGGGGGAATCTGGTCTCAAGGATGCCTGTGGGGTAGATAAGTGGAAAAAGAGTTATCACCTGTGTTTTGGAGTTTAGCAAGGCAAAGAGGAAGGTGTACATCAGTGGGCTACAAGTTTTGCATATTCTGGAAACTgtaatttatattatacattagGCTCTGGAAACAAACTTATTCTTGTAAGGTATCGAGATCTAATGACAATGAATGATATGTGGATCCTGATTTGGTCTCTCAACTGATCTGAGTGAAAACATTGGTTCTGCAGAGAACTTCTCAGGAGACTTAAGATTATCCTAGTCTTAAAACACTGACCAGTGAGAGGTGAGAGAAGATTCAGGGTCCTGTTGGAGACAAGTTTTAAGTGGGCAGGAAGGTCACCTGGTAAGCATGACCATGAGCCTCCAGCACTGTCCCTGAAGCCTGAAGTTGGGGGAGGGTTAAAACATGCTTTCTGAGATCTATAAGTTGACCGTCAAGGGTATTGGAATTCTTTAAACATGTTCTCTTCACAGGGCTCTTCAGCCACTTGTCTTACTAGGACACCATTTCCCTATTCTAGGAGAGGGAGCAGTGTCCTGAGCAGAGTATAACCACAGGGAGGTGTGCTGAGATGGTTGATATACACTGGCCTGAAGCTACCAACATAGTTACCTACTTTCCTTGATcagtaattaaataatttgattGGTTTCAGAATAGCAACCGAACCTGACACACTCCATTGTTGTATGTTgattgtttggtttctttctctctttggaacattaaagtttgttttatttatcctTGCTTtatttgcattggtgttttgcctgcatgtatgtctgtatgaggatgtcagattcccAGGAATTTGCTTTAATCAGACCCTACTGGTCTAACATAGCAAAAGGTGCTGTTGATGTGAGTTGTGAGCtatgtgtgggtgctaggaattgaacatgGATCCTgtggaaaagtagccagtgttCCTAAGGACTGAAACATCTctactgctccccccccccctttttaaaaagagtctcACCCTGAAACTGGGGCAATTCATGAATTCAGTATGTAGTCCTGGTTGGTCTGGAACccccagagatcagcctgcctctgtctttcacgtgctgaaattaaaggcatgcattaccacaCACAAACTATCTTCCTAAGAATAGTGTTTGTAGGGTGGGTttatgtgcccttcccccagcctcaaATAGGCTAAACAAACCTCTGATGGTTTTACAACCTGGCTGGATCTCTGTGCTTTGCCTTGCCACATTTGCATTTCCTGTGAAGCCTTGTGGCAGACTGCCTATTGAGCTTACTTtccaactcaatccagctgaaacaaagcaacagaacccagccaaaacaaaggatgggtctgtgggttttgcctatataaacacagagctGAAAACTAAACTTTGAACCAGGATCAGAGAAACTTTTAtcttgtcttcattcttctcttgcctCATGTCCTATTTCATtctcagcctccctttcaggtgtacccagttctccatggctgGCTGCTGAACAGCTACAGGTCTAATCTACTATCCCAGATTCAGGCTTGAATGGGCATGATTTTGACCATTCTGATCACACACTGTGATATCAATACTTCAGGAATTGTGCATTTGACTTGCATTGGTTTAATGAAGTGTTggaaaaatacatttcttctgtatttggcagAAGTGTTTCCTGTCCCCTTCCTGTGTCCCAGTGTAATTGAATGTGTTGATTCTCTCTGGCCACTGTCTTGTGGACAGTAAGGAGATACTGTGCACACTAAGCAGTGTGGTCTTGAAAGGGTCCCAGCAGAGTGTGACAGAGCCTGAGAGCTTGAGGATAGAGTCAAGGAGTTGATGCTTTCTCCGGGTCAAGAGACCATAGACCATCACCTTCTGCATGTAGAGGGAAAGGGCCTCAGAGTTCAGTCGATTAGTGAAGGCACTACATTGGCTATCAGtcaataatttaagaaattatattCTCCCACCCTACCCTACCTTACCTGCTATGAGTTTAGGATAGAATATAAGGTGTGATTTGCTCCCTCCTTGGGGACAGCGTCTGTGTCTGGACACTGAATGCTGACCTCTTATGTCTCTGGTCCAAAGAAGCCTTAGCAGGATAAAAAAGGGAGCAGCACATGAAGATGAACAAGGGGAACAAAATCCCCACAGGGCTTTTCGTGCTTAAGCAAAACTCACAGGACAGGTGGCTTACTTAGCCTTTATCATAAACACACAGACTTTGCTTGAAGGGCTGAATGTTGAAggaagcacacctttaatcctagcactcaggaggatccctgtgagtctcaggacagtcagggcttcaTAAAGATAACTGgtctcaaataaaacaagaggaaagaggaaggaaaagaaaatacaaacaagcctAAGGGAGtttaagacaaagagaaaaaaaaatgatcctggTCAAGGTGGTTACCAATACTAAATTGTACCTCATATGTCTATGCAATAAGAGAGAAATGATTTAGGGCTGGAGATTGggtcagtgtttaagagcactggtagGTCCATtccataggacccaggttcaattcccagcaaacacatggttgTTCAAAactctctgtagctccagttccaggggatctgacacctccaCACAATCATATTGCATTCAAAATAccaataaatgtaaaataaaaataaaaacacatatacaatgaaaaagaaaagaaagaaaaaggaaggaagaaagaagtaccTTGCTAGAGATGACCAAGCATCAGGACACAGTACAGTATAAGCAGGCCATCTTTACATCGCTGCTTCAAACATCCGTGCACTAGGCACATAGAACACTCAGACTGGGATTCTGAGACCTGCACTGCAGCCTGGACAAGAATGTTGATTTGCTGATGGTTGCTGTGAAACGTCATTGGAGGAGAAAATACCCTTTCTGCGTTTTGGAACtctctaggctggcctcaatctcagagacctgcctgcctcttccttcccagggctaggattaaaggcatacaccactaagcctggctttatttcttttacttttgagattatgatataattgcatcatttaactctttccctcctctccaaaACCTCTCATATGCccctccttgatctctttcaaattcatggccttttgcCATTAATAATCCTTAAATGCatacacgtatatacatatatattcctaaaaaaATCAGTTCAGTCTGTTTTTCCTCTACCGCTTAAGCCCTAAAATATGAAACTATCAAGTAAATAATAAGTGCCACCAGCCTGTTGGAGCCTGGGATGCAGAGTAGACTGATCCACAAACACTGATCTCATAAGAAAGGCAGGGAGGGTGCTggcttggtggcacaggcctttaatcccagcactggggaggttgaAGAGGGTTGCTTTCTGAGCTGGAGGCCTGCCTGATTTACATaggaagttctaggacagccagaaccgTGTAGAGAGACcccaaatctaaaacaaaacaaaagaaaatccccaaacaagcaagcagataGATGTAGGACCTAACCGGATGTTCCAGCTCCTGTGAATTTATTCATCCCTGGTCTACTTTTTTAGACCATGCTCAGTAGAGTTCCTCGAGAATCTTATGTGATTATTTAGAATCAAATTTGCATTTCTGGGCACTAAAGATTATCTAATTGCCATGGAAGACTAAGCCAACATCAGATTGGTTGGATTAACTGGGGAATCTCTGGACATGGGTCCCTTGCTGTAAGGTGTATCAAGGGCTGGGTTTTGGGTGTGAGTATATAAAGCAGGGCTTGGGCCCGCCTTCACACCATTCTGCAATCAGTTGCCTGAACTTTCCTTATTTTGAAGTCAAGGCAGTTTCTGAGCTGGGAATGGATGCGGCCAGAGAGAGTGCCTGGTGGATGATCCCTGCAAACTGTGAGGCCccatttgtttcatttatagATGGGGACCAGCAGCAGTGCCTTTGCTTATACCTTCTCCCTCATGATTTCCAACCTTTTCCTTGTTCCCCTGTCTGTTCTAGGTTCCAAGTTGTTGTGTGACATTATTTCTGGGGAGGTATGAGCAAATAACAACTCACCCCGGATGGAgactcctccccccactccaaaaacaaaacaaaacaaaacaaaactcgaaaggtcaaaacaaaacaaagaaaaagagccaagtaAGGAATCCATGAAGTATCAGTAGAACTTGGTGGACCACTTAGGAATTTTTGGGCTTCTGAACTGTTAAGGATAGGAGTGAGGggtagggagaggaagggagcagAAAAGACAGCTCCATCATTACAGTGCACTCTGAGTCTCAAAAGCTGGGGACTTAGAGCATACTGACcaagcctgcaggcagctcagtagGTTGGAGGGTGTTCCTGCCCAGTGGCTTagttggtctgagcctcttcAGGCAACTCAGTTGATCTTCGCTTTTCCATGATCCTGGGAACTGGGTTTCTTAGGAGCTCTGGCTGAGAGTGATTTCTGGCAGTCTTTACTGCTgacatactttttgttttgttttggtgttttagaTACTGTGTAGTGCTTCTGTGgatagccttagctgtcctggcacTGGCTCTGTAACCAGACTGGCCCTAAAGtcacatcttcctgtctctgcctcctgtgtgctggcattaaaggcatgtgccaccactgcccagcttgcttACATAATCTTGGGGAGGTAAGAGTCTAGTGAATCCAGTTAGTTTTGAAGGATTTCTAGTAATTGTTTCCTTTTGTCTTAGGGACTTTCATGCAGGATGGATTGTTTAACTGCCCTTGTCTGTGAACCCCCCCCCCacgttgttgttgtttattttttggtttatttatttattttgaggtggTGTcactctatgtagccctgcctgttaAAGTTAAaaggatttgcctgtctctgcttgaTTAATGCCGGGATTAAAAGAGGGCTCCACAATGACTGGCACTCTTCCTTAATGTCCTGTGTCATTATTTCTTCACTCCAAAAGGAACTTTTTTGTCTTGAAGAAAACCACTACACAGTACCACTCTCACTATTGATGCCTGATCatacagcaaatgctggtgactTATATAT contains:
- the LOC110300174 gene encoding KH homology domain-containing protein 1C, coding for MSDLRRKGWWNVPDYFHSPLVFYMKEDQEDYIFGPDDEYLHTLEVHSNTLIQLERWFTPAGQTRVTVVGPLKARLWVMDMIRKVGSKNTLEKIKGKMMLLQIRDHPLRERDLELHPESGRSLWITTMNDMTFVEIPHFSRFPLTVAWLFCGFVRILGIHNFADLQW
- the LOC110284592 gene encoding LOW QUALITY PROTEIN: KH homology domain-containing protein 1B-like (The sequence of the model RefSeq protein was modified relative to this genomic sequence to represent the inferred CDS: inserted 1 base in 1 codon); translated protein: MSDPHSKEWWNVPDYFHSPLVFYMKEDQEDYIFGPDDEYLHTLEVHSNTLIQLERWFTPAGQTRVTVVGPLKARLWVMDMIRKVGSKNTLEKIKGKMMLLHIRTYPLSAQDLQIHLIPGSRGWFXCLSDWTSVVVPSYLTFPLTVVWGFGSKLLCDIISGEVMETYTSEALRNTATPSFSWRDGSYPQAYCPTGAFIVQGLYRFKLGKRLHVLDQNAMEEISENG